One genomic region from Clarias gariepinus isolate MV-2021 ecotype Netherlands chromosome 20, CGAR_prim_01v2, whole genome shotgun sequence encodes:
- the pi4k2b gene encoding phosphatidylinositol 4-kinase type 2-beta: MMTECEPTDAESASAALSVRRVPEAGLVRALPGGAQRLCGSTESVLTELGGEGEGEEEEGEDGEDGEDALLLPGTATCGSASSSSSPARTAREHREHREHRARRNRHSSSSDRENLASPGNSSGEFNHFPEDPVFGEIIQRAEQAIESGVFPERISQGSSGSYFVKDSKGKTIGVFKPKSEEPYGHLNPKWTKYFHKLCCPCCFGRGCLVPNQGYLSEAAASLVDQKLSLGVVPKTKVVSLASETFHYNAIDRAKSRGKKYALEKVPKVGRRFHRVGLPPKVGSFQLFVEGYQEADFWLRRFEADPLPENTRKQLQSQFERLVVLDYVIRNTDRGNDNWLIKYEKAGDAEQSVKDCEWSEHKECVIQIAAIDNGLAFPFKHPDEWRAYPFHWAWLPQAKVPFSQETRELVLSRISDMNFVQDLCEDLYELFKADKGFDKDMFEKQMSVMRGQILNLTQALKDGKSPLQLVQMPRVVVERSRGGGQGRVVQLGNAFTQTFHCKRPFFTSW, encoded by the exons ATGATGACGGAGTGCGAGCCCACCGACGCCGAGAGCGCGAGCGCGGCGTTGAGCGTGAGGCGCGTGCCGGAGGCGGGGTTAGTGCGCGCGCTGCCCGGCGGAGCTCAGCGGCTCTGCGGCTCCACGGAGTCCGTGCTCACCGAgctggggggggagggggagggagaggaggaggagggagaggaCGGGGAGGACGGGGAGGACGCGCTGCTCTTACCGGGAACAGCGACCTGCGGCTCggcctcatcctcatcctcacccGCCCGGACCGCCAGGGAACACCGGGAACACCGGGAACACCGGGCACGGAGGAACAGGCACAGCTCATCATCAGACAGAGAGAACCTGGCCTCTCCCG gaaacAGCAGTGGTGAGTTTAATCATTTTCCAGAGGACCCGGTGTTTGGTGAGATCATCCAGCGGGCGGAGCAGGCCATCGAGAGCGGCGTGTTCCCCGAGAGAATCTCGCAGGGCTCCAGCGGCAGCTACTTCGTCAAAGACTctaaaggg AAGACCATCGGCGTGTTCAAGCCCAAGTCGGAGGAGCCGTACGGTCACCTGAACCCCAAGTGGACCAAATACTTCCACAAGCTGTGCTGCCCCTGCTGCTTCGGCCGCGGCTGCCTCGTCCCCAACCAGGGCTACCTCTCCGAGGCGGCCGCCTCGCTTGTCGACCAAAAGCTCAGCCTGGGTGTCGTCCCAAAGACCAAG gttgtgtCTCTGGCCAGTGAGACGTTCCACTATAACGCTATCGATCGAGCCAAATCCCGCGGGAAGAAGTACGCTCTGGAGAAAGTGCCCAAAGTGGGACGTCGCTTCCACAGAGTGGGCCTGCCCCCTAAG GTGGGCTCCTTCCAGCTGTTCGTCGAAGGCTATCAGGAGGCAGACTTTTGGCTGAGGAGGTTTGAGGCGGATCCTCTGCCGGAGAACACCAGGAAGCAGCTGCAGTCCCAGTTCGAGAGACTGGTAGTGCTGGATTACGTCATCAGGAACACgg acAGAGGAAACGATAACTGGCTGATTAAATATGAGAAAGCTGGAGATGCAGAACAATCAGTGAAG gactGTGAGTGGAGTGAACATAAAGAGTGTGTGATTCAGATCGCTGCGATAGATAACGGCCTGGCCTTCCCCTTTAAACATCCTGACGAGTGGAGGGCAT acccGTTTCACTGGGCGTGGCTCCCTCAGGCTAAAGTGCCGTTCTCTCAGGAGACAAGAGAGCTGGTTCTGTCTCGGATCTCTGACATGAACTTCGTGCAGGACCTGTGTGAGGATCTCTACGAGCTCTTTAAG GCGGATAAAGGCTTTGATAAAGACATGTTTGAGAAGCAGATGTCCGTAATGAGAGGACAG ATCCTGAACCTGACCCAGGCGCTGAAGGACGGGAAGAGCCCGCTCCAGCTGGTGCAGATGCCCCGTGTGGTGGTGGAGCGCAGTCGCGGTGGAGGACAGGGACGGGTGGTGCAGTTAGGGAACGCCTTCACACAGAcgttccactgcaaaagaccgTTCTTCACTTCCTGGTAG
- the sclt1 gene encoding sodium channel and clathrin linker 1: protein MESELEFLRDQVNRLNLALGRYQGSSSAFTQAEDVESEPAALTRGPSTTDQSLMAPLIVEYDRHMQLMEKQLQHYQRQMVDVKASLEQVVRENERLYAGQRLSVEKQLQSLSVDEDAAADAVAVRNLEEQLKCAVEEKERAVQLWRVSTQELDRLQKLHQSSMRDEHAHTAQHQHTQNQLAQLQQHAQKLQATNQNLESTNQQLVRSVTEQSVELQEVHTQLRQAKQDLRTATAKVDEMTKLMKDVQDQMHRTEEDAAEAHGREEASDRRLQQLQTALNQIEGRLKAASQEAESVRRKEAAWEKQVGELQGRCATLEDERFEALQRLRDSLQLAEEAALQRDQAQLREKQRVEELERMKDGMKQLVEEAAIRTRKEVECVRQQCNTQIQRLTEELAALQLECSDKQSQLERAHRERKAVEEELEKVYREGRYGDADLRKMEALHQRSLNAERVKDELEHTLNTTHSNMKKMELQLNEELQRCQEEVRRLQVALSSVRSECSSVCEERLSLQQENQQLHRDMDTLRKECVSAQRHAKLQVSRMQQEVCEREQAVESRLREMEQNNKHSTDELQRRLLAQQQNNKRYREESLQRTHTLQHTLTSVSVELSRQKQRCQELEKHLQLAQEKILDCERELAEQQEKNTRLQTRLTQAEHRAFSASQQLTLMSQRRKAGSLVDLDLLE, encoded by the exons aTGGAGTCAGAGCTGGAGTTCCTGAGAGATCAGG taaacAGGTTGAATTTGGCGCTCGGCCGTTATCAGGGCTCTTCATCGGCGttcacacag gctgAAGATGTAGAGAGTGAGCCTGCAGCACTGACCAGAGGACCATCGACCACAGACCAGAG tctcATGGCTCCTCTAATAGTGGAGTATGATCGTCACATGCAGCTGATGGAGAAACAGCTCCAGCACTACCAG AGGCAGATGGTGGATGTCAAGGCCAGTCTGGAGCAGGTGGTGCGTGAGAATGAACG GCTCTATGCAGGACAGCGTCTTTCTGTAGAGAAACAGCTCCAGTCTCTCTCTGTGGATGAAGATGCTGCAGCAGATGCAGTAGCTGTTAGAAATTTGGAAGAGCAGCTCAAGTGTGCAGTGGAG GAGAAGGAGCGTGCGGTACAGTTGTGGCGAGTCTCTACGCAGGAGCTGGATCGTCTACAGAAGCTTCACCAGAGCAGCATGAGGGATGAACACGCACACACTGCACAGCAccaacacacacag aatcAGTTGGCCCAGCTCCAACAACACGCCCAGAAACTtcaggcaacaaatcagaaccTGGAATCG accAACCAGCAGCTGGTGAGGAGTGTGACGGAGCAGAGTGTGGAGCTGCAGGAGGTTCACACACAGCTCAG gcaggCCAAGCAGGACCTCAGGACAGCTACTGCTAAAGTGGACGAGATGACCAAGCTCATGAAGGACGTTCAGGACCAGATGCACcgcacg gaggagGATGCAGCAGAGGCTCATGGGAGAGAGGAAGCGTCTGATCGCAGACTTCAGCAGCTACAGACGGCACTGAACCAGATCGAAGGCag gctgAAGGCGGCGAGTCAGGAGGCGGAGTCAGTGCGGAGGAAGGAGGCGGCGTGGGAGAAGCAGGTGGGCGAGCTGCAGGGCCGCTGTGCCACGCTGGAGGACGAGCGGTTCGAGGCGCTTCAGAGACTCAGGGACTCGCTACAGCTGGCGGAGGAGGCGGCGCTGCAGAGGGAccag gctcAGCTGAGGGAGAAGCAGAGGGTGGAGGAGTTGGAGCGGATGAAGGACGGGATGAAGCAGCTGGTGGAGGAAGCGGCCATCCGCACCAGGAAGGAG GTGGAGTGTGTGCGTCAGCAGTGTAACACACAGATCCAGCGTCTCACAGAGGAACTCGCCGCGCTGCAGCTG gAGTGTTCTGATAAACAGAGTCAGCTGGAGAGAGCACACAGAGAGAGGAAGGCGGTGGAGGAGGAGCTGGAGaag gtgTACAGAGAGGGCCGGTACGGAGACGCAGACCTGAGGAAGATGGAGGCGCTACACCAGAGGAGCTTAAACGCCGAGAGAGTGAAGGACGAGCTGGAGCACACACTCAACACCACACACTCCAACATGAAGAAGATGGAGCTGCA actgAATGAGGAGCTGCAGCGCTGTCAGGAGGAGGTGCGCAGGCTGCAGGTGGCGCTGTCGAGCGTGAGAAGTGagtgcagcagtgtgtgtgaggagagacTCAGCCTGCAGCAGGAAAACCAACAGCTGCACCGAGACATGGACACACTGCgcaaagagtgtgtgtctgcacaGAGACACGCCAaactacag gtgtcCCGTATGCAGCAggaggtgtgtgagagggagcAGGCTGTAGAGTCGAGGCTGAGAGAGATGGAGCAGAACAACAAACACTCCACTGATGAGCTGCAGCGCCGCCTGCTggcacaacaacaaaacaacaagcgCTACAGAGAGGAGAGTctgcagcgcacacacacactgcaacacacactgacctcagtcag CGTGGAGTTGAGCAGACAGAAACAGCGCTGTCAAGAGCTGGAGAAACATTTACAGTTAGCACAAGAGAAGATCCTGGAT tgtgagCGTGAGTTAGCAGAGCAGCAGGAGAAGAACACTCGGCTACAGACTCGACTCACTCAGGCTGAACACAGAGCTTTCAGTGCCTCAcagcag ctcACACTGATGTCACAGAGGAGGAAAGCTGGGTCGCTGGTGGACCTGGACCTGCTGGAGTGA